A genomic window from Candidatus Krumholzibacteriia bacterium includes:
- the cmk gene encoding (d)CMP kinase has product MTPEFDPLHVAIDGPAGSGKSSVARAVAERLGLAHVDTGAMYRALTHAALQEGLALEDGPALARRLESLRLHFEGSDLVVDGRRAGDTIRSASVDAEVSGVSAHPEVRAAMQRRQRVASWEHSGGVVMEGRDIGTQVLPLARAKVYLDASVQERARRRALQAGRGDDPAVLERVVAELTERDRRDSGRAESPLRIPPDAAVVDTTGLDFEQVVDRVCAHAEACRPRRVPRARLKPFRYRQISYRITKAVIRAAVKIPYRMRIFGAAHQEIEAPLIVACNHNSYWDPIVLGSQIDRQVSFIAKRELFKGLLGAFLRFYGVIPIVRGRFDAEAFAIAEAILGAGGNVMIFPEGTRKPPGRPGPVKRGLGLLSMTTGAAYLPCLVRGTTEHARALRGRGGGFEVWVGPPTHLRATDALRAQGLDDSQVQGRVGELYLAQIKALLHRAERFAG; this is encoded by the coding sequence GTGACTCCGGAATTCGACCCTCTGCACGTGGCGATCGACGGCCCGGCCGGCTCGGGGAAGAGCTCGGTGGCCCGCGCCGTCGCCGAGCGGCTGGGCCTGGCCCACGTCGACACCGGTGCCATGTACCGCGCCCTCACCCACGCCGCCCTGCAGGAAGGTTTGGCCCTCGAAGACGGCCCCGCCCTGGCGCGGCGGCTCGAGAGCCTGCGACTGCACTTCGAGGGTAGCGATCTGGTCGTCGACGGCCGGCGGGCCGGCGACACCATCCGATCGGCCAGCGTCGACGCCGAGGTCTCGGGGGTGAGCGCGCACCCGGAGGTGCGGGCCGCCATGCAGCGCCGCCAGCGCGTGGCGAGCTGGGAGCACTCGGGCGGCGTGGTCATGGAGGGCCGCGACATCGGCACCCAGGTCCTGCCCCTGGCCCGCGCGAAGGTCTACCTGGACGCTTCGGTGCAGGAGCGCGCCCGCCGCCGCGCCCTGCAGGCCGGCCGGGGCGACGACCCGGCGGTGCTGGAACGGGTGGTGGCCGAACTCACGGAGCGCGACCGCCGTGATTCGGGCCGCGCGGAGAGCCCCCTGCGCATTCCGCCCGACGCCGCGGTGGTCGACACCACGGGCCTGGACTTCGAGCAGGTCGTCGACCGCGTGTGTGCCCACGCCGAGGCCTGCCGTCCACGGCGGGTCCCTCGGGCGCGGCTGAAGCCCTTCCGCTACCGTCAGATCAGCTACCGGATCACCAAGGCCGTGATCCGGGCCGCCGTGAAGATCCCGTACCGCATGCGGATCTTCGGGGCGGCGCACCAGGAGATCGAGGCGCCGCTCATCGTCGCCTGCAACCACAACTCCTACTGGGACCCGATCGTCCTCGGCAGCCAGATCGACCGCCAGGTGTCGTTCATCGCCAAGCGAGAGCTCTTCAAGGGCCTGCTGGGGGCCTTCTTGCGCTTCTACGGCGTGATCCCGATCGTGCGGGGGCGCTTCGACGCCGAGGCCTTCGCCATCGCCGAGGCGATCCTGGGCGCCGGCGGCAACGTCATGATCTTCCCCGAGGGCACGCGTAAGCCGCCGGGGCGGCCGGGGCCCGTGAAGCGGGGGCTGGGCCTGCTCTCGATGACCACGGGGGCGGCCTATCTGCCCTGTCTGGTCCGGGGTACGACCGAACACGCGCGGGCATTGCGGGGTCGCGGGGGCGGCTTCGAGGTCTGGGTCGGGCCGCCGACCCACCTGCGTGCCACCGACGCGCTGCGGGCCCAGGGGCTGGACGACTCCCAGGTCCAGGGCCGGGTGGGCGAGCTCTACCTGGCCCAGATCAAGGCCCTGCTGCACCGTGCGGAGCGATTCGCGGGCTGA
- the mtaB gene encoding tRNA (N(6)-L-threonylcarbamoyladenosine(37)-C(2))-methylthiotransferase MtaB: MRVAFHTLGCRLNQFETEGMRLRVETDLPAAEVVGWTDAADVYVINSCAVTARAEQKCRQMARAVKRRHPSARVVLAGCYAQLSGDGLSGRDEIDAVLGNEEKRALPDHLPRVVAGEDVVEVGRYRRGQSMAAEWIDSFGDYSRATIKVQEGCDMRCTFCAIWRARGPSRSRPPRDVVEQARKLAAHGYEEIVLAGVHIGHYGRDLEHATDLVDLLHMLLAVLPETVRIRLSSIDPGEVDLRLARALVDEPRLCRYLHLPLQSGADTVLRRMRRAYSAGYYERLVRDVAALDGDFGFGADVIVGFPGETDAEFETTRSLLERLPIHFYHVFPYSDRANTAAERMGDKVPRAVAMERAEILRVQGRARREDFLRRHVGRRWRGIVEGAGTDDGLSEVMLDDYATVWIDAAPELVRRTVEVHVTALDERGRLRGRRAGHEEAHRSPSGSGAAA; the protein is encoded by the coding sequence ATGCGTGTCGCCTTCCACACCCTGGGCTGTCGGCTGAACCAGTTCGAGACCGAGGGCATGCGCCTGCGGGTCGAGACCGACCTTCCCGCCGCCGAGGTCGTGGGGTGGACCGACGCCGCGGACGTCTACGTCATCAACTCCTGCGCGGTGACCGCCCGCGCCGAGCAGAAGTGCCGGCAGATGGCCCGCGCGGTGAAGCGCCGCCACCCGTCGGCCCGCGTGGTCCTGGCGGGCTGCTACGCGCAGTTGTCCGGCGACGGCCTGTCCGGACGCGACGAGATCGACGCCGTGCTGGGCAACGAGGAGAAGCGCGCGCTCCCGGACCACCTGCCACGGGTCGTGGCCGGCGAGGACGTGGTCGAGGTCGGCCGCTACCGCCGCGGCCAGAGCATGGCGGCCGAGTGGATCGACTCCTTCGGCGACTACTCGCGCGCGACGATCAAGGTGCAGGAGGGCTGCGACATGCGCTGCACCTTCTGCGCGATCTGGCGCGCGCGCGGCCCGAGCCGCAGCCGGCCCCCGCGCGACGTGGTCGAGCAGGCCCGGAAGCTCGCCGCCCACGGCTACGAGGAGATCGTGCTGGCCGGCGTGCACATCGGCCACTACGGGCGCGACCTCGAGCACGCGACCGACCTCGTGGACCTGCTGCACATGCTGCTCGCGGTGCTCCCCGAGACGGTGCGGATCCGTCTGTCGAGCATCGACCCCGGTGAGGTCGACCTTCGGCTGGCGCGGGCCCTGGTCGACGAGCCGCGCCTGTGCCGCTACCTGCACCTGCCCCTGCAGTCGGGGGCCGACACGGTGCTGCGCCGCATGCGGCGCGCCTACTCGGCCGGCTACTACGAGCGCCTGGTGCGGGACGTCGCGGCCCTCGACGGCGACTTCGGCTTCGGCGCCGACGTCATCGTGGGATTCCCGGGCGAGACCGACGCCGAGTTCGAGACCACCCGCAGCCTGCTTGAGCGGCTGCCGATCCACTTCTACCATGTCTTCCCGTACAGCGACCGCGCGAACACCGCCGCCGAGCGCATGGGCGACAAGGTCCCGCGGGCCGTGGCCATGGAGCGGGCCGAGATCCTGCGCGTCCAGGGTCGGGCCAGGCGCGAGGACTTCCTGCGCCGGCACGTCGGGCGCCGCTGGCGGGGGATCGTCGAGGGCGCCGGCACCGACGACGGACTGTCCGAGGTGATGCTCGACGACTACGCCACGGTGTGGATCGACGCCGCGCCGGAGCTGGTCCGGCGCACGGTCGAGGTCCACGTCACCGCGCTCGACGAACGGGGTCGCCTGCGCGGACGGCGCGCCGGACACGAAGAAGCACACCGCAGCCCCTCGGGATCAGGAGCCGCCGCATGA
- a CDS encoding LapA family protein — MWWLLKIILFVVLLALLVFVAVSNDAVVAEIHLLGWHPTDVPVFLVMFGSALVGLFFGLAFTAVRELQWRMRVSRVLREQGKLKREVDHLRKSPLQGLDETPAVGDPAGRPDPKS; from the coding sequence GTGTGGTGGCTGCTTAAGATCATCCTGTTCGTCGTCCTACTGGCGCTGCTCGTCTTCGTGGCCGTCAGCAACGACGCCGTCGTCGCCGAGATCCACCTGCTGGGGTGGCACCCGACCGACGTGCCCGTGTTCCTGGTGATGTTCGGGTCGGCACTCGTGGGGCTGTTCTTCGGTCTGGCCTTCACGGCGGTGCGTGAGCTGCAGTGGCGGATGCGCGTGTCGCGGGTCCTGCGCGAGCAGGGCAAGCTGAAGCGCGAGGTCGACCACCTGCGCAAGTCCCCGCTACAGGGACTGGACGAGACCCCCGCGGTGGGCGACCCTGCGGGCCGACCCGACCCGAAGTCCTGA
- the miaB gene encoding tRNA (N6-isopentenyl adenosine(37)-C2)-methylthiotransferase MiaB, translating into MSEPTTRRVYIETYGCQMNVYDSHAVRDGLRTAGWHEVDSPADADLLLLNTCAIRDNAEQRVLGRIGELQQYKNRRSDVRIGVLGCMAQRMGEELHEKRKKAVDLVVGTDNYGRIADLVEENLRTGKPQFDLEVDGTVTYEAEPETSPTNNSHFVSITQGCDYRCTFCVVPSTRGVLRHKHPDTVIGEIEKIVEVGGAEVTLLGQNVTAYRHPEASFAELIARVAEVDGIRRVRFLTSHPTDFPEETLRAIAAHDEISPWLHMPIQSGSDRMLRRMKRGHKLADYMHVVERSRELLDGVTFSTDIIVGFCGETDEDFEATLRVMEDVRYDSAFMFKYSERPATPAARLVDDVPEAVKDQRLQRVIRLQESIWRDLSSSLVGEEWTVAIEGTDHKGRGFHRARTLNNRKVLVPRRPGVNVGDELRVRITGVEGTNFFGEPQALVWKADRVVAA; encoded by the coding sequence ATGAGCGAGCCGACCACGCGACGGGTCTACATCGAGACCTACGGTTGCCAGATGAACGTCTACGACAGCCACGCCGTGCGCGATGGACTGCGCACCGCGGGCTGGCACGAGGTCGACTCGCCGGCCGACGCCGACCTGCTGCTGCTGAACACGTGTGCGATCCGCGACAACGCCGAACAGCGCGTGCTCGGCCGCATCGGCGAGCTGCAGCAGTACAAGAACCGTCGTTCCGACGTGCGCATCGGCGTGCTCGGCTGCATGGCCCAGCGCATGGGCGAGGAGCTGCACGAGAAGCGGAAGAAGGCGGTGGACCTGGTCGTCGGCACCGACAACTACGGTCGCATCGCCGATCTGGTGGAGGAGAACCTGCGGACGGGCAAGCCCCAGTTCGACCTCGAGGTCGACGGCACCGTCACCTACGAGGCCGAACCCGAGACCTCGCCCACGAACAACAGCCACTTCGTGTCGATCACCCAGGGCTGCGACTACCGCTGCACCTTCTGCGTGGTGCCGTCCACGCGCGGCGTGCTGCGGCACAAGCATCCCGACACGGTGATCGGCGAGATCGAGAAGATCGTCGAGGTGGGCGGGGCCGAGGTCACGCTACTCGGCCAGAACGTGACCGCGTACCGCCACCCCGAGGCCAGTTTCGCCGAGTTGATCGCGCGTGTGGCCGAGGTCGACGGCATCCGCCGGGTGCGCTTCCTCACGAGCCACCCGACCGACTTCCCCGAGGAGACCCTACGAGCGATCGCCGCGCACGACGAGATCTCGCCCTGGTTGCACATGCCGATCCAGAGCGGCAGCGATCGCATGCTGCGTCGCATGAAGCGCGGTCACAAGCTGGCCGACTACATGCACGTGGTCGAGCGCTCCCGCGAACTCCTCGACGGCGTGACCTTCAGCACCGACATCATCGTCGGTTTCTGCGGCGAGACCGACGAGGATTTCGAGGCCACGTTGCGGGTCATGGAAGACGTGCGCTACGACAGCGCCTTCATGTTCAAGTACTCCGAGCGGCCGGCGACGCCCGCGGCGCGCCTGGTCGACGACGTCCCCGAAGCGGTGAAGGACCAGCGTCTGCAGCGGGTCATCCGATTGCAGGAATCGATATGGCGTGACCTGTCCTCGTCGCTCGTCGGTGAGGAATGGACGGTCGCGATCGAGGGAACCGATCACAAGGGCCGTGGGTTCCATCGGGCACGGACCCTGAACAACCGCAAGGTCCTCGTTCCGCGCCGTCCCGGCGTGAACGTCGGCGACGAGCTGCGCGTGCGGATCACCGGCGTCGAGGGCACCAACTTCTTCGGAGAGCCGCAGGCTCTCGTCTGGAAGGCCGACCGTGTGGTGGCTGCTTAA
- a CDS encoding 30S ribosomal protein S1 has protein sequence MSTQSTSNPEAGADANARGGRPQTGTRLTESFDPKDIVNPELIEEEEYSDDQFLEMIQLYEGTLAEIKEGQIVKGTVVDVRDNEILVDVGFKSEGTIPLDQFRGSDRVRVGDVYDVYLETIEDQDGLIALSKEKADFLKVWEDIKYAFDRVRTVHGVVERRIKGGLVVNLMGVDAFLPGSQVALRQVPDLDALIGETFEFRIIKINKRRRNIVVSRRVVLEDERDKKKRKLIGELEKGQIRKGVVKNITDFGAFVDLGGIDGLLHITDMSWGRVNNPGEMVGIGDDLEVKVLEFDRDRERISLGLKQLQPYPWTDVDIKYPEGNVVKGKVVSITNYGAFVELEKGIEGLIHISEMSWTRNVRHPSKVVSIGEEVEAMVLKVDKENEKISLGLKQAEPDPWEGLANKYPPGTVIEGKVRNLTDFGAFVEVEDGIDGLVHISDMSWTKRVRHPKEIVKKGDSIDVMILDINKEKRRISLGIKQLVDNPWDTLAERFEPGTECQGTIVRALEHGAIVEIDDQVEGFVPLQHLGIEGIERPIEHFRPGDEIPLTVIKIQPENRKIVLSATKYFESHQDEQAEFVEAHPKRELTEEEIAELEREKDDELDRELAAEDS, from the coding sequence ATGTCCACCCAATCCACTTCGAACCCGGAGGCCGGCGCCGACGCCAATGCGCGCGGCGGTCGCCCGCAGACCGGAACCCGCCTGACCGAATCCTTCGATCCGAAGGACATCGTGAATCCCGAACTGATCGAGGAGGAGGAGTACTCCGACGATCAGTTCCTGGAGATGATCCAGCTCTACGAGGGGACCCTGGCCGAGATCAAGGAAGGCCAGATCGTCAAGGGAACCGTCGTCGACGTCCGTGACAACGAGATCCTCGTCGACGTCGGCTTCAAGTCCGAGGGCACGATCCCGCTCGACCAGTTCCGCGGCAGTGACCGCGTGCGGGTCGGCGACGTCTACGACGTGTACCTCGAGACGATCGAGGACCAGGACGGTCTGATCGCGCTGTCCAAGGAGAAGGCCGACTTCCTCAAGGTCTGGGAAGACATCAAGTACGCTTTCGACCGCGTGCGCACCGTGCACGGTGTGGTCGAGCGACGCATCAAGGGTGGCCTGGTGGTCAACCTCATGGGCGTCGACGCGTTCCTTCCCGGTTCGCAGGTCGCCCTGCGTCAGGTTCCCGATCTCGACGCGCTCATCGGTGAGACCTTCGAGTTCCGTATCATCAAGATCAACAAGCGTCGCCGGAACATCGTGGTCAGCCGTCGTGTGGTGCTCGAGGACGAGCGCGACAAGAAGAAGCGCAAGCTCATCGGCGAGCTCGAGAAGGGTCAGATCCGCAAGGGTGTGGTCAAGAACATCACGGACTTCGGTGCCTTCGTCGATCTCGGCGGCATCGACGGCCTGCTGCACATCACCGACATGAGCTGGGGTCGTGTGAACAATCCTGGCGAGATGGTCGGCATCGGCGACGATCTCGAGGTCAAGGTGCTCGAGTTCGATCGTGATCGCGAGCGCATCAGCCTGGGTCTGAAGCAACTGCAGCCGTATCCGTGGACGGACGTCGACATCAAGTACCCCGAGGGCAACGTGGTGAAGGGCAAGGTCGTGTCGATCACGAACTACGGCGCCTTCGTCGAGCTCGAGAAGGGCATCGAGGGTCTCATCCACATCAGCGAGATGAGCTGGACCCGCAACGTGCGCCACCCGAGCAAGGTCGTCTCGATCGGCGAAGAGGTCGAGGCCATGGTGCTGAAGGTCGACAAGGAGAACGAGAAGATCTCCCTGGGCCTGAAGCAGGCCGAGCCCGATCCCTGGGAGGGCCTGGCGAACAAGTACCCGCCGGGAACCGTCATCGAGGGCAAGGTGCGCAACCTGACCGACTTCGGCGCCTTCGTCGAGGTCGAGGACGGGATCGACGGGCTGGTCCACATCAGCGACATGAGCTGGACCAAGCGCGTGCGTCACCCCAAGGAGATCGTCAAGAAGGGCGACTCGATCGACGTCATGATCCTCGACATCAACAAGGAGAAGCGTCGCATCTCCCTGGGGATCAAGCAGCTCGTCGACAACCCGTGGGACACGCTCGCCGAGCGCTTCGAGCCGGGCACCGAGTGCCAGGGCACGATCGTCCGGGCGCTCGAGCACGGGGCGATCGTCGAGATCGACGACCAGGTCGAGGGCTTCGTGCCCCTGCAGCACCTGGGCATCGAGGGGATCGAACGTCCGATCGAGCACTTCCGCCCGGGCGACGAGATCCCGCTGACGGTGATCAAGATCCAGCCCGAGAACCGCAAGATCGTCCTGAGCGCCACGAAGTACTTCGAGTCGCACCAGGACGAGCAGGCGGAGTTCGTCGAGGCCCACCCGAAGCGCGAGCTCACCGAAGAGGAGATCGCGGAACTGGAGCGGGAGAAGGACGACGAGCTCGACCGCGAGCTCGCCGCCGAGGACTCCTGA
- a CDS encoding tetratricopeptide repeat protein, with product MPDAVTLGLLGAAIVIVLVVVTLLFQRAPVKRRPVEGPAAALLALARGDRTHAVRLLRSAVEAPDVDVETMLVLGHLLREDGEIEQALHLHHAVLGRTGLTPEQRRLVELELVDDLLAADHDERAETRLAALDEHYEDSEILDRRARALVRLRRFADAVDVLVRRVASEPDDAEGRARVADGLAEIAREHLRTGEVQTAARVARTAIETDPTRAAGYVVLGDTEMHAGMVETAVDHWIAGLRRAPGGGELLLGRVLEASLQKGRLEALVDTMEALRAERPDDVWLWRATADLRLRRGDREEFFALLEEAPDGASTQTDAWAGWIRHLHARGDESELRGLLSMLPDAFGPRAWRCPECGTEEVEPRAGCGRCGYVGPLRPVLPETRPSNRVESPASIPGGRLQ from the coding sequence ATGCCCGACGCCGTGACCCTCGGACTGCTGGGTGCCGCGATCGTGATCGTGCTCGTCGTGGTCACCCTGCTGTTCCAGCGCGCACCGGTGAAGCGACGCCCCGTCGAGGGGCCGGCCGCCGCCCTGCTCGCACTCGCCCGGGGGGATCGCACCCACGCCGTCCGGCTCCTGCGCTCGGCGGTCGAGGCCCCCGACGTCGACGTCGAGACCATGCTGGTGCTCGGTCACCTGCTGCGCGAGGACGGGGAGATCGAGCAGGCTCTGCACCTGCACCACGCAGTGCTCGGCCGCACGGGCCTCACGCCGGAGCAGAGGCGCCTGGTCGAGCTGGAGCTGGTCGACGACCTGCTCGCTGCTGACCACGACGAGCGCGCCGAGACGCGTCTGGCGGCCCTGGACGAGCACTACGAGGACAGCGAGATCCTCGACCGCCGCGCGCGGGCGCTCGTCCGGCTGCGGCGCTTCGCCGACGCGGTCGACGTGCTGGTCCGAAGGGTGGCGTCGGAACCCGACGACGCCGAGGGGCGGGCCCGGGTGGCCGACGGCCTGGCCGAGATCGCCCGCGAGCACCTGCGCACCGGCGAGGTGCAGACCGCGGCCCGGGTGGCCCGCACGGCCATCGAGACCGACCCGACGCGGGCAGCGGGGTACGTGGTCCTCGGCGACACCGAGATGCATGCCGGGATGGTCGAGACCGCCGTGGACCACTGGATCGCGGGTCTGAGGCGTGCCCCGGGTGGCGGCGAGCTGCTGCTGGGGCGCGTCCTCGAGGCTTCCCTGCAGAAGGGCCGGTTGGAGGCTCTCGTCGACACCATGGAGGCTCTGCGGGCCGAGCGTCCCGACGACGTGTGGCTGTGGCGGGCGACGGCGGATCTGCGTCTGCGTCGAGGTGACCGCGAGGAATTCTTCGCGTTGCTCGAGGAGGCACCCGACGGCGCATCGACGCAGACCGACGCATGGGCCGGATGGATCCGACACCTGCACGCCCGCGGCGACGAGTCCGAACTCCGAGGGCTGCTGTCGATGTTGCCCGACGCCTTCGGTCCGCGCGCCTGGCGCTGCCCCGAGTGTGGGACCGAGGAGGTCGAGCCCCGCGCGGGGTGTGGCCGATGCGGATACGTCGGACCGCTCCGGCCCGTGCTTCCCGAGACGAGGCCGTCGAATCGGGTGGAGTCCCCCGCGTCGATCCCGGGAGGGCGACTCCAGTGA